Sequence from the Xiphophorus couchianus chromosome 23, X_couchianus-1.0, whole genome shotgun sequence genome:
TTTAGATCAAAACTAGAATCATTGTAAaatacagggaaaaaaaatactttttatatttatttttcttctggcACTCATGTGTAAGTTCAAAGGGGAAATCTGCTGTTGCTCAAAAAGAACACAGTGGCCTGTCTCACATTTGCCAAAAGTATCTTTGTGGTCCTCAAGAGCTGCaacaaaatattctgtggatTGACAAAATTGAAACTTTGTTGCTGGTAGGCTTTCCACTACCTCTGGTGCAAAACTAGCGTATTGTCTCAGAAAAGGAACATTATATCTACAGGTAAGCATATCTGGGGCTGTTTTGTTGCTTCAGGTCCTGGATGGCTTGCTGTGATTAATAGAATCATTAATTTTACTCTCTAGAAGGCAATCTTGGTCAAAAGCACATCAGCAAGTCAATGtcaaaactacacaaaaataaaagcaaaacaaagctcTTAGAGTGGCCTTGCAAACTGCAGTCAAATCAGATTGAAATGCTGTTGTCTGACCTCTAAAATGCAGTTCATGTTGGAAACGCTACTagtaaaactgaattaaaacaagtaaTTCTTAGAATTGTAAAATACTCCTTGCCAGTTACTGCTGACTCCTGATAAAAAGTGGCTAAGCCAGTTATTGGGTTTAAGAAGTGTTTACTATTTGGTAAAAGCCCAGGTTGCTGTGGATTCCGAAAGCTTATAGTTTTTCCCGATGTTATTTCgagaaaacaagttaatataGAGAAAATAGGCATTTGAAGAATGGAATcaaacaaaattagattttccGTGATcttgagaaaacaaactttttcttGAGGTTAATTTGTTATCTCAAGAAACCATCAGGAAATTAACTCGTTATCTCAAGAAAATTATTGGGAATAAGTATATGCGGACAAACCTCTTGGCTTCTGTAGTGGATAACTTTTTCCGTTACTGAATGTAATTAGACTTTTGGGTTGATCACATTAAGACATGTTTAAAGATATATGGAAATGcatttgtttgtgctgcatCCACTTTCAGAACAAGCATGTGCAGCAATAAAGTCCTGTCTGTTGCCGTCTAGGATTTTGGTTCTAGATGTGGAAAGATTAGTGATTTAGGTTTTTTAATTCTCATTCCTTAACGTAAGTGGGGATCATGAAAGATTATAAAGCTTTAAAGCCATCATAGGTTTTTGCATGTTCTCCACAGGCATGCAGGgtttctctctgggtactctgacGTCCTCCCACAGTCTAAAAATATGCGGTTAAGTGAGTACTCTAAGCTGCCCTTAGATTTGCGCATGTGAGTGTGCATTCActctgtatgtgtttgtgttgcccTGCCCAGAGTGTCCCTCTCCTTTGACCCAATGACAGCTGAAgttaggcaccggcaacccatTGACCCTGCATAGAAAAGCAGCTGTAGAcgatggatgtttgtttttacatgttcttGCAACGAAAACCCTGATATCTCtatgctttcttttctttttaggttTTGTCAACTACTGTCTATAACATGCCTAACATGGAGCTGGTCATCAGAAACTCTAGTTCACACAACCAGTCAGAGGTTTTCACATCAGTCTTTAATGCCAGCTGCCGTTTTAATGAGGAGTTTAAATATATCCTGCTTCCTGTGTCCTACGGcctggtttttgttgttgggtTCGTTCTCAACGCCATGGCATTGTGGATGTTCATAAAGATGCGGCCGTGGAACCCGAGTACCGTGTACATGTTCCACCTTGCCCTGTCTGACTTTTTGTATGTGCTCTCGCTGCCCACTCTCATCTACTACTACGCCAACCGAAGTGACTGGCCCTTCGGCCTGGCTGCCTGCAAAGTAGTCCGCTTCCTCTTCTACGCCAATCTCTACTGCAgcatcctcttcctcacctgcATCAGTGTGCATCGGTATCTTGGCATCTGCCACCCAATCAAAGTGCTAACTAAGGTAAAGTCCCGTCACGCTCACCTGGTGTGTGGCTCGGTGTGGTGTGTTGTGACGGTGTGCCTGGTGCCCAACCTCATATTCGTCACCACCTCAAGGAGAGACAATGACACGCTGTGCCATGACACAACCAATCAGGAAGCCTTTGAACAGTACGTTGACTATAGTTCTGTAGTCATGGTGCTGCTGTTTGGCGTCCCCTTCATAGTCATTTTGGTGTGTTACTGTCTAATGGCGCGGACCCTGTGTCAGCCCAGACGAGGATTATCTTCCAGCAAGCAGACCTCCAGGTCGCGGCAGAAGTCCATCAAGCTCATCATTGTGGTATTGGTGGTGTTCGCAGTCAGCTTTGTCCCATTTCACATCACACGGACACTCTACTACACATCCCGTGTGCTGGATCTCAACTGTAAGTTCCTCAACATCGTGAACTTCACCTACAAAATCACCAGGCCGCTGGCAAGCATCAACAGCTGCATCGATCCGATCCTGTACTTCCTGGCCGGAGATCACTACCGCTCCAAACTGATTTTCATTCTTAAAGGAGGAAGACACCTGAAATACAATCAAAGTTTACCGAACAGCAGTTTGGGTCTGGTGTGTAAGGGCTCGGCTCCTAAAGCCAGTGAAGAGGCTGAGAGATAGTGAAGAATACAAAGTAATAACCATGCGTAATGTGTTTCTACTTGTAGTGAAACCTTTCTCCTGAAAGATTGTACAATAACTATTttgtcatatatttttttttctatatgttTTTATCTACTGATTTAtgtgaaagtattttttaacatgttcaaAGACTTTTTCAGTTCTTACTGTAGTGATACATCTACACAAAATGAAGTTCAAGGGTTATCTTTTTATCAAAGACATGGTTCCTTTTTTCTGTGTACGATTTGCCACCACAGCAGTATTTAGATATAGAGACACAGCTGAGGAACACTTTGGTTACACAACAAATAGATTCCTGACTTTACTAAGACTGGTACTTGAGACTTGAAACTTGGCTTGAACTCAAGATCTGGTGTTCAAATCCTGCTCACATCTTTCTTCCGGTTGGCGAAATCAGTGATGAAACTCTGAAAGTGTAGTTCATTTGTGTAAGTAAATAACATTGTTCCTTTAAGTGTTGTACTGTATACACATGCCTGGTTGTCATGGTAATGCTATGCACAATACTTGTCAGCAAAACGAGTTAACGGCAGCTTACAaattcatctgtttttgtttagtcaGCGAAAGAAACCGTCAGTGCTCGATGTAGTGCACGAAATGCAATTAGGCTCATAATTATTCATACCCAccttagttttagttttagagCAATATTGGTTAGAGTGGGCCAGCCAAAGTCAGCCAAAGATTTGGGCTGGTGCTTATCTCTAGCAGTCGTTGcattgggcgagaggcggggggTTATCACCAGAGACAAACAATCAAACTACCagaagaaacatgcaaaaaagctAAACTGAATAGCAAGAAAGGTTTGATTGCAGTAACCCCAATagattgttattttcttttaaggaagtgtgtaaattatttttgactttgcattttttattgaaatgtaaataaaagtagatacttttctttttcaaaattggcacTCTTTTACATTGTCCTGTTGAGTAATGTCTGTCTAATTCCATATCAGaatcaaactttaaataaataatcaaaaattattttaaaatccaaataattttgAGCTCAACTGTATTAAAGGAGTGAACAATTGGAGCACAGATTATAACCAGTAAGTCAtggcaaaaacataaatataaatatctgtGTTATATTTATTCTGGAATTTGACAATAGATAGGGTTTACCCATTTCTGTTAGTCTTTGAATGTAAAGCTAAATAACTAGAGGCTTATGAAATTGTAattcagtaatttaatttagatGTACTGGAGAAGAGATACATCTAATAATTGAAGGATAGTGGCTCTTCAGGATGGAAAACTCATTTATCAAACTAAAAGCACCAGGACTAAAATTATTGGTGAACATATTTGAAGGAGACGAAACAATCATGTCCATTCAGAAAAGAggataaaaaatatacaatgaaATATAATCTTTTCATTGTATAGAAGAGAGATTAATAAGCATTCAGTATTACCTCTCGCTGTTGAATCAAAGGTTTAtgcttaaatatatatttttaattaatggatttttatgttgttaTGAGAAGTGATGCTAGAAACGCAATCCACACATCATCGTCGACTACATGTACAGTAAGATGcaataaactaaaactgaaattacTAACATGAACTTAGATGCTAtctaaaaacatgtaaatatttttttacatattgaaTTGAATTCTttgttgttaaatgtttatgtcTAAAAGTTTTGggaataataaatgtttaatgtaaGAGTGTTCATTTCTGTCATTATTCCAATTCaattcacaaatattttatttataccaaagtgaaaagttaaaaaattaaaagttgttgcaactcatatcatccaagtatGATCAACATGTTGTCGTGGATGTTGATGCTTTGGACTGGAAGAATCTCCAGTAGTGGTCAGTTTTGcaacaaatcttaaaaagcctctgactgaagacacttctttagatttgttgcaagactgacagCTATATAAGAGACTTGACTTctatttgaaattaaaagattaatttcaCCATTAGAGTatgtaaacatgtttgatgCTATCAGTGCACAGTTCTATTTCTGTGAATTAACAATATTTACAATAATGTCCAGAGTAACTTTTAAGAAAATGCTGCCTGActgatttaaaagttttcattaaatagaTTTCTACTGTCTCTGCAACCCTTTCTTATGGTATATGTCATTTCAATATATGCTGTTTATATGTTAGTAAAACCAGGAATGAAATCTGGATGCTGTCTAACAGATGAAACGCCAGTGACACAATCCTCCCCAATCTATAAGCAGTGTTTGCATGTTGCTCGGAAACAACAGCTGCAACAAGTCCTGTACTGGATTCCAACACAGCTGTTTTTGTCCTTCTACAATCACAGCCgaacccccccccccttttACTTTGAGAGAAAAGTTAAGAGTCAA
This genomic interval carries:
- the LOC114139179 gene encoding P2Y purinoceptor 4 gives rise to the protein MPNMELVIRNSSSHNQSEVFTSVFNASCRFNEEFKYILLPVSYGLVFVVGFVLNAMALWMFIKMRPWNPSTVYMFHLALSDFLYVLSLPTLIYYYANRSDWPFGLAACKVVRFLFYANLYCSILFLTCISVHRYLGICHPIKVLTKVKSRHAHLVCGSVWCVVTVCLVPNLIFVTTSRRDNDTLCHDTTNQEAFEQYVDYSSVVMVLLFGVPFIVILVCYCLMARTLCQPRRGLSSSKQTSRSRQKSIKLIIVVLVVFAVSFVPFHITRTLYYTSRVLDLNCKFLNIVNFTYKITRPLASINSCIDPILYFLAGDHYRSKLIFILKGGRHLKYNQSLPNSSLGLVCKGSAPKASEEAER